GTGGATGACAATTAAAACTGATAGCGCGAAGCAAACCGAACGCTGCAACACGATGCAGTCAGACATATTTAAAGTGTGTGACAGTTTATTGGCTGTCACTGACAAAATGGAGTATTTGGAGGGACAATCCAGACGTAACAACCTCATTTTTGAGGGAATACAGGAGGCACCAGGAGAGACCTGGGCCAAGACGGAGGAGGAAGTGAAAAAAGTATTGGCGGAGAAGCTAGAGCTGCAGCGAGAGGTTGAAGTGGAGAGGGCCCACCATACAGGGAAACCTGGAGGAGACAGAACAAGGCCAACTGTGGTGAAATTTCTGGGGACAGATCTGCCATACTACAACGCACTTAGTTACTCAAAGGATCCAAAATCTTCATCAACGAGGACTTCACGAATACTGTCAGAAGAACAAGGAAGGAACTGATGCCAGAGTTGAGAGCagcgagagaaagaggggaCATTGCTTATCTACGACAAGACAAAGTGATCATCCATCCCCGGTCTAGTACACCAAAATAGACAAGAAATATTTCATCTACAACCAGGTATGCTGAATCGCTGATCGTATCATGACATTTTTCACAACTCACACATGTACTGGAGATAATCAACTACTACAGAGGATTGTTGATCTTGACAAACTAGAGCTGAACACCTTTCAATACACGGAACATCACTCACAGGACTTGGAAAATTATATTGATCCTGTAAACAAGTATTTCCTCAACATCAACAGCAATTGCTTTTAATACAATAATGAACAGCTCAATAGTTTAGTTAAGACCGAAACACAATTACCAATAATCCACTTTAACAGCAGAAGCCTACATGCTAACTTTCacaacattaaacattatttaaatcaGTTCAAACAGCCTTTCAATATAATTGCTATATCGGAAACTTGGATAAACAGTGAAAAGGGCTCAGATTTTGAAATTAAAGCATATGAAATGTGTTGTATTAACAGAGAAAACAAGAATGGGGGTGGTGTGGCTTTGTATGTGGACCAGAAATTCAATTACAAGGTGGTGGAAAAAATGTCAACAGTGGTGGATGATTTACTCGAATGTGTTACAATAGAAGTTtgtagggaaaaaaagaaaaatgttattGTAAGTTGCATCTATAGATCACCAGGTTCTAATATTGATTTATTCAAGGATTGGATGGAGgaaaaatttacaaaaacaaatcagaaaGTTATGTTCATCTGTGGTGATCAGTACAATGTATAGTCTGGGCTTTTTTCCCAAAATTACCAGACCCAGCAGGATTACTTTCCACAGTGCAACATTAATTGATAATATTTTTTCAAATGACATAGATAACAATACAGTGAGTGGactattaataaatgacatcagTGACCACTTACCAGTTTTTACAGTTTACAACAGTAACTATACATCTAAAAAGGACAATAAACCTCTATTCAGACGGTCAGAACAGATGAGTCTATGGTTGCACTGAAAGATGATCTGCTTTCACAAGACTAGGAAATAATATATCAGGAAAAAGATATTGATAAAGTATATGATGAATTCCTAAGaatatttaaattattatatGATAAGAATTGTCcgataaaaaaatattgcagaaaacaaaaatatagtgaTAGACCGTGGATTTCAAAAGGATTACAAAATGcctgtaaaaaaagaataaacttTATAGAGAatttattaaacacagaactatataagcagaacataaatataagaaatataaaataaaaataagctaATTAAGATTATGAGAACTTGTAAGAGAGAATACTATAGTAAACTAttagataataaaaataatatgaaGGGTATATGGAATATACTAAATAGTATTATAATAAAGGGCACGAGACAGTCTAATTATCCCCAGTATTTCACTTGTTATGAAAAGAACATTAATAATATGGAGGACGTGGTcaataattttaataaatattttgcaAATGTTGCACCAGATTTAGCTGGAAAAATTCCTAATCCGCAGATAATCGATAACAGATATAATGATCTTACTGAAAGAAATCAATGTTCAATGTTTCTTAAAGCagtagaagaaaaagaaataatagacattgttaaaaaatgcaaaactaaagCATCCACTGATTGTAATGAAATAGATATCAAGAtagtaaaaaatgtaattgatgGGATCTCAAAACCATTAActcatatttttaatttgtcattcCAAACTGGTACATTTCCAACtaaaatgaaaacagcaaaagtCATACCTTTGTACAAAACTGGAGATAAACACCATTTCACAAATTACAGGCCAGTCTCTATACTGCCTCAATTCTCACAAAGTCTAGAAAAACTCTTCAATGACAGATTGGACAAATTCATAGATAAATACAAATTACTTACTGATAGTCAATATGGATTCAGAAAAAATAGGTCAACATCACTAGCTTTAACTGATCTCATTGAAGAAATCACAAATTTCACAGACAAAAAGAAATATGGAGTTGGGGTATTTATTGATTTGAAAAAAGCATTTGATACAATTAATCATGAAatatgaattaataaattggaaCGGCTCGGGATTAGGGGGatagtgttgaattggttaagCAGTTATTTAAAAGACAGGCAACAATTTGTGAAGTTGGGAGATTATACATCTGAATGTTTGGACATTGCGTGTGGTGTCCCCCAGGGGTCAGTATTGGGACCAAAACGATTTATCCTCTATATAAACGATATATGTAATTACTGAAATTTGTATTATTTGCAGACGACACAAACATCTTTGGTTCTGGTCAGAATTTACAGCAACTCCTGGACATAATCACTTCAGaattcagaaaaataaaacagtggtttGACACGAATAAGTTATCATTAAATGTGAGTAAAACCAAATTCATGATATTTGGCAATcgtaaatcaatcaatcaagttcAGTTACAGATAGAAAGTGTCAATATAGAAAGAGTATACGAAATGAAATTCCTTGGAGTGATTATAGATGACAAGATTTGCTGTAAATCTCACATAAAATATATCCAAACAAAACTGTCTAGAAGTATTTCAGTCTTGGCTAAAGCAAAGCACATTTTAGACTACAAATTAGGgttggtacggttcatgaaaaaacatccgaaccgctcggtccgcatgtctcggttcggagcgtgtgtgtgccGCACGGTTTGACGCATGCGCAATGTAGCCTCGTGCCCGTCAGGTACCCGTATGTGACCTCAGACAGTGTGTTTCCCTTTCGCGCGAAAGAAGAGGTGTGGACaagttaccaacaaaacgtagcCTACAGctaaagaccgtgcaaaacatttcagaccgtcctgccaacctgtattcattttaacatcaatgtactgtaacgttttttcactctaaagtcgctgaagcGGCTGCAGTTTAGATCCTGTCGggtctctgcagcgggcggggctgctcagttctccccgcgactgacgcgcgcacacacacggtggatgcaggaaaaaacggagatgagacgtataCAGGAGGACctgacagctacgctcgttattgtaagtgcaatgataggtccaataagtaggctactttatcaaaccgtatgtgtgtcccagcccaggccaggataggaaattaactaacaatgtaaactgtttttatgtttaacgtATTCTGACTTATTCAAAAGACGGAGCTTTAagagttcctctctttttcttttaaaggatacatttttgtaagagctacactgaagttggcagtttgataaatgcaagttatttcaattgatattctgtaatatttcaatcttcatgtgctaaaaaggcacataagttcctgtagatggcaatacacattctcctttttttgccaaataaatgaaaagcatgTTGAAATCATCAATGTCTTCCCTTTTGCTGTATCAAAATCTCACCTAGCTTTCCTCAGAGATGGTCCCAATAATGTGCTTAAATTCAAGTCAAAATCAGTTTGTGCATGATTACATGATATAACTATATAATTATTTAATACTGTATCCTACATTGTGGATAATTAAGCTATATAGGcctatcatatgctgaagtatatttctggagtgttaaagattaaaagaaaaaataacaagaaccgtacagaaccgaaaaccgtgaccctaataccatgatacgaaccgaactgtgggttttgtgaaccgtaccacccctactaCAAATCACTCCACATTTTGTATTGTTCAATTGTGTTACCATATTTAAATTACTGTGTAGAGGTTTGGGGAAACACATATCAAAATTCATTGAAATCGTTAATTATACTTCAAAAAAGAGCAATAAGAATAATTCATAACACTGGATATTTGGAACACACCAATTCACTATTTTCTAAAGCATTAAAATTACTTGACTTAGTCGAATTTCAAACAGCAGTAATTATGTTCAAGGTGAAAAACAATTTATTGCCTGGCAATATACAGAAAAGATTTTCTGAAAGAGAGGGGGGCTACGAATTAAGGAGAAAGTCAAATTTTAAGACTCCCAGTTTTCGAACTACAAGGAAAAGTTTCAGTTTATCTGTCAGTGGCACTAAATTGTGGAATAAACTACATAATGAATTAAAGCAATGTCTAAACATATTCGAATTCAAAAagatgtttaaagaaatgatatTCCAGAGGTACAGAGAAACAAAAGTGCAATTAATAACCTGGGCTTATATTGAACAATTTGTGGTATGTGTATAATTATTGTTGTGTATGGGTAAATATATGAATGTGAGTAGAACTtctgaaaatatattttcattgaACAGATTTATTATCTCTATAGACTTATTATTTTGTAGCTAACTCATTTATTATGATAGAAAGGGTACAAAGGGGTAGGAGTACATAAGTtttacttcttcctactcctttttgctTGTGTAAATAGAGGTCTTTAAGTACTGGAAATTatggagttttattttttaacgttttttttttattactattgttttctgatgttttattttatttacatgttcaaaataaaagatatcaatcaatcaatcaatcaatcaaaaaacATATCAGTATAACGGATAAAAACTTTACAATACAAGAATCACATTCTTATTACACAACATAGTGTTTACAGCTACGGAAAGTCACATCACTAATCTTCTAGCCATTATTGAAAGTTTGATGTGTTTGAAACTCTTCACACAGGGAAAAGCAAATATCCACTGAATGAagaatatttatttacattatcaCTAATCCTCCTATCACCCCAAAGACGAACATTAACATTGTCTCCAACTTGTAGCTGCAAGATAGCGCTGTTAGATCCAGTAATGGGGTGAGATGGAGCATGACCATACCATGACACTATATGGTTTCCATTTTGGTACAAACTGCCACCACTGGTTCCATCACCTCCCCAGAAGAAGGAAGTGTAGGTGAAGTAATAGACTCCTTGCACTGGTGCTGTAAAATAACCTGCAACAACAGAACAATTGAagtacttaaaggtccaatatgtaatatatttactgtaataattccaaaaatgactccaaagcctcatcagatattaaggaaacatgtcaagttgaaatactatcttttctgacaacagtcacaatgccagtattttctccttttgaaatttccgttccatgacgaaatttctgtttgtgttttggcctgtgtgttatcaactgcccagtttgacagccaggccgggtttcCAGATAAacctgtaaaaatgtaaacccagggcgctacagctgtaacgttaggatagccatgaaagcagcaaacaaccAATGGGATCGACGGATATAAATTCTACCTGACCTAAAAAAATGGTTGTgtgaccagagacgttacaaaccctgggtaaatattggagctgtatttaaaagatggagacaacttagagcccaaaaggatgccgagttggctaatttcctcctgaacaggtagctaagcattagcttcaggctaatttatcacggctgtcatttcaacattagtgtactcacattgaattatatagctagagtacccgagttggttactcgcaaaaaacaaccctgctaacgttaccggatgTCCAGGCAAGTGGGccatggctgtttacaacgtgtagcctgttcagcggccatagccgacaacggtgagttatttcaAGCCGATAGAGAGGGGCTGTAAAttgggaagagaggaccgtgagtttgcagtgtgttcagcgattgttgccgtaattctaagccaataaattgtgttcagtcgggtggagaggacggcaaggtagtgttatttttagcagttcctaccgtaattctaagcctaggaagtgtgtctgtctgtcgggtggagaggacggcgaggttgttgtgtttttagcggttcctaccgtaattctaagccgaaaagtgtgtctgtcagttgggtacagagctccgagTGATCACGGGCTTCTATGACTGTCagtatagccagcatctaacgttagcaactccgctgtgctgtgaagtattgtctggctatgtgagacaagtgtctagcaacattgttgtggatgctccttcagcgcgctttggaggagggtctggcaaagcgaaactatggatgctgcggtctcagcctggtaacctccgtgaacttcgagtctggggaggagggggcgggggagacgtaactattttaaacactagctgtcagtattagaTATTGCACTTTTAACAGAAGAAACAGATTTAAAAGcatgtacattttaaattaattgcAACAGAATAAGAgggagtgaaaaaaaaagaccaacagTTATCTTTGGTACATCCAATCTACCACACAACACTTGGGTAATGGGACAGAGCAAGTAAAATGTTTACCTGGAATAGGAGAGGAACACTAAATACTGACCTGTGACTGGGCTGTAATGTCCTCCAATGTTGGACAGAACATTTCTGTACACCAGAGCATAAAGAATATTTACAGGACCAATGGTGCCCTCTTCGCCTAATGTAGCAGAAAATGCAACCCGATGATGTCCTGAGGGATAAAAACGTGAATACTTCATTATTCTGAATTTGGTtcctttttgtaaataaaaaaataaataaacagcatGTCAGAGTTTCATGATCATACCTTCCAACATACAGTACCCACAAATAATCTTTAAGGCAGAGTTGATAAGaagcaagaaaagaaaaatgaccAAGAAGCTTCTTCTGTCAGTTGGTCTGACAATGTCAAACCTTACTCATGCATGCCAAACTTTCTGTcatgtctgcctctctgtccctccctccaGACACATTTACACTTCCCCAGCCCCCTTCATTGCCACCTCACTCCTACATCTAACCATTCCCTTCTGCCCTGCCATAACCCCTTTCAGCCATTCCGATCACCTGGTTTTCTCTGCCCACCTGCTCACCTGTTATCCATTTCCCTCATTAGCCTATCAGTACATATACCATATACGTATAACATATATACCAGCCCCTTTTCCCCAGTCAGTTGCCAGATTGTTGTGAATCGTGCCTTGTTTTTTGAACTACCTAAACTCTGCCACATGTACCTGCACCTATACCTGGACCTAACTGGAATCTTTATCCTGCCTGCCTGCATCTCTTTCCTGCCCCCATTCCTGTTTACCTATGGACTCTGTTACTTCTGTTTGGACGTTTCTACCCATGCCAGTAAGCTCATGCAGGCCTACCATCATTCTATCAACAAATCCCTGAACTGAGCCTATATTAACCATCTGTGGAACTTTCAAATCCAAGCAGACACattcaatcttttttttgttttgtttttttacatacaaTTACAACAAACATCTATGTAATTATGTGTAGCAAAAACCCATTTAGTGTTGAGTTCCTCTCAAAAGAAAACTCAGTTTATGGCTCTCTGCACTAAccgagtgtgagagagaaagttgCTCATAATTTGaagccttaaagcagccatattatgctcattttcaggttcataattgtattttaaggttgtaccagaataggtttacatggtttaattttcaaaaaacaccatatttttgttgtactgcagtgctctctctcactgctgcagatcctcttttcacctggtctctgttttagctacagagtgagacctcttttcttcttcttcttctatactatctttgattgcactgcacatgcccagtagctcagatgtagctcatgtcagctagctagctccatagacagtaaaagaaaggctgtttctacaacttcggtcagttacaaggcaggattagctgggagacttctaaatgagggcgcacatgtaagtagttcttttgtagattatggtgaacttgtgtgtgttgtagcagtgctttgctactgagaacgaggtagcatgctagcg
The sequence above is drawn from the Sander lucioperca isolate FBNREF2018 chromosome 17, SLUC_FBN_1.2, whole genome shotgun sequence genome and encodes:
- the LOC116053429 gene encoding uncharacterized protein LOC116053429, whose amino-acid sequence is METFSVIMVVCLLASLSECQTGGENNQTNITRLTHEDLEDNSVEKDALQNLNQGLETPAILTTGSTTTTTTTTTQPSCEPPIYTVLKELGALGERLTATVTAMEETNKKLEANEKKLTALDRRVTELSAVDQGHHRVAFSATLGEEGTIGPVNILYALVYRNVLSNIGGHYSPVTGYFTAPVQGVYYFTYTSFFWGGDGTSGGSLYQNGNHIVSWYGHAPSHPITGSNSAILQLQVGDNVNVRLWGDRRISDNVNKYSSFSGYLLFPV